From a region of the Rhodococcus sp. 4CII genome:
- a CDS encoding MCE family protein, whose translation MRSKLVRFQLIVFSVVAVLAVGNAAVNYLGLKRVTGIGMYTITAEFDRAGGLYVNSLVTYRGVDVGVVKSIVVRPDRASAELQLNSDFAVPANSQAFVRSVSAIGEQYLDIVPESSEGPFLADGDVITEANTEIPVPASEVVDKVNVLLSELPKDDLRVTVDEAYTAFNGAGPALSRLIDSSRPLIDLAQAKIGSTRTLLDDAEPVLAAGVDSRADIASFSRDLSSFSEQLVMSDAQLRGVLDNGSQFFDTVSGTLDDVRPTVPLLLANLQTVGEVARVNIPGIQQILVIYPAVSASINYMHRGVQTDDRVYGQGALDVKLGNSANPVPCTEGYQETQRRDPSDVSSAPAPENSYCKLPQADPRVARGARNIPCATNPAVRTAEIANCPGGLPSTWPEMLARPGQPYSPPSTDTGAPNTGPIASLPAPEVPEPLTVAPASWTPPQAIVSDGTTSVPYDPITGNFRAPNGDLYSIASVSAPKLEEELTWQALLLR comes from the coding sequence ATGAGATCGAAACTCGTTCGCTTCCAGCTCATCGTCTTCAGTGTCGTGGCAGTTCTCGCCGTGGGCAACGCCGCGGTCAACTACCTCGGGCTCAAACGGGTCACCGGGATCGGCATGTACACGATCACGGCGGAGTTCGACCGCGCCGGAGGACTCTATGTGAACTCCCTGGTGACGTATCGCGGCGTCGACGTCGGCGTCGTGAAGTCGATCGTCGTTCGCCCTGATCGGGCGTCCGCAGAATTACAGCTCAATTCCGACTTCGCTGTTCCGGCGAACAGCCAGGCATTCGTCCGCAGCGTCTCGGCCATCGGCGAGCAATATCTGGACATCGTTCCGGAGTCCTCCGAAGGCCCCTTCCTCGCGGACGGTGACGTGATCACCGAGGCGAACACTGAGATCCCGGTGCCCGCCTCCGAGGTCGTCGACAAGGTGAACGTGCTCCTCTCCGAGCTGCCCAAGGACGACCTCCGAGTCACCGTCGACGAGGCATACACCGCCTTCAACGGGGCGGGACCGGCCCTGTCGCGGCTCATCGACTCATCCCGCCCCCTGATCGACCTCGCGCAGGCCAAGATCGGTTCCACCCGAACCCTGCTCGACGACGCCGAGCCAGTCCTCGCCGCCGGGGTCGACTCCCGTGCCGACATCGCGAGCTTCTCCCGCGATCTGTCCTCGTTCTCCGAGCAGTTGGTGATGAGCGACGCACAGCTTCGCGGTGTCCTCGACAACGGATCGCAGTTCTTCGACACCGTCAGCGGTACCCTCGACGACGTCCGCCCCACCGTTCCGCTGCTGCTGGCGAATCTCCAGACCGTGGGTGAGGTGGCACGGGTCAACATTCCCGGGATACAGCAAATCCTGGTGATCTATCCGGCGGTGTCCGCGTCGATCAACTACATGCACCGGGGAGTCCAAACCGACGACCGGGTGTACGGCCAGGGCGCCCTGGACGTCAAACTCGGCAACTCCGCGAACCCGGTCCCCTGCACCGAGGGTTACCAGGAAACGCAGCGCCGCGACCCCAGCGACGTCAGTTCGGCTCCGGCGCCGGAAAATTCCTACTGCAAGCTCCCGCAGGCAGATCCGCGGGTCGCACGCGGAGCACGGAACATCCCCTGCGCGACGAATCCCGCGGTGCGCACCGCCGAGATCGCGAACTGCCCCGGCGGCCTGCCGTCCACCTGGCCGGAAATGCTGGCACGGCCCGGACAACCGTATTCGCCCCCGTCGACCGACACCGGCGCACCGAACACGGGACCGATCGCGAGCCTGCCGGCTCCCGAAGTTCCCGAACCCCTGACCGTCGCACCGGCTTCATGGACGCCCCCGCAGGCGATTGTTTCCGACGGCACCACCAGCGTCCCGTATGACCCGATCACCGGGAACTTCCGGGCACCGAACGGCGATCTGTACTCGATCGCCAGCGTTTCTGCACCAAAGCTAGAGGAGGAATTGACATGGCAGGCACTACTGCTCCGGTAG
- a CDS encoding ABC transporter ATP-binding protein has product MGVEVSVEGLTKSFGSQKIWQDVSLTLPAGEVSALLGPSGTGKSVFLKSLIGLLRPEQGSIVIDGTNILECSSKELYEIRKLFGVLFQDGALFGSMNLYDNVAFPLREHTKKSESDVRKIVMEKMELVGLLGAEDKLPGEISGGMRKRAGLARALVLDPQIILVDEPDSGLDPVRTTYISQTLIDINAEIDATILIVSHNINLARTVPDNIGMLFRRKLVMFGPREVLLTSDEPVVKQFLNGTMIGPIGMSEEKDEATMAAEQAMVDAGHHAGGVDDVEGIVPQMKATPGMPFRQAVARRQERVREIMHTLPESAQIAIQESFEEGFGTYDTEEFPLYEEPLESV; this is encoded by the coding sequence GTGGGTGTCGAGGTATCCGTCGAAGGACTGACCAAGTCGTTCGGCTCGCAGAAGATTTGGCAGGACGTCTCATTGACCCTTCCCGCCGGCGAGGTCAGTGCGTTGCTCGGGCCGTCGGGTACGGGTAAGTCGGTGTTCCTGAAATCGCTGATCGGGTTGCTCCGCCCGGAGCAGGGGTCGATCGTGATCGACGGCACCAACATTCTCGAGTGCTCTTCCAAGGAGCTGTACGAGATCCGCAAACTGTTCGGGGTGCTGTTCCAGGACGGTGCCTTGTTCGGGTCGATGAACCTGTACGACAACGTCGCGTTCCCGCTGCGGGAGCACACCAAGAAATCCGAATCCGACGTCCGCAAGATCGTCATGGAGAAGATGGAACTCGTCGGTCTGCTAGGGGCCGAGGACAAACTGCCCGGCGAGATCTCCGGAGGTATGCGCAAACGCGCCGGCCTCGCCCGCGCCCTGGTGCTCGACCCGCAGATCATCCTCGTCGACGAACCCGACTCCGGTCTGGATCCCGTCCGCACCACCTACATCTCCCAGACGCTGATCGACATCAACGCCGAGATCGACGCGACGATCCTGATCGTCTCGCACAACATCAACCTCGCACGCACGGTCCCGGACAACATCGGGATGCTCTTCCGCCGGAAACTGGTGATGTTCGGACCCCGCGAAGTGCTGCTCACCTCGGATGAACCGGTGGTCAAGCAATTCCTCAACGGCACCATGATCGGCCCGATCGGCATGTCCGAGGAAAAGGACGAAGCGACCATGGCCGCCGAGCAGGCCATGGTCGACGCCGGCCACCACGCCGGCGGTGTCGACGACGTCGAAGGCATCGTCCCGCAGATGAAAGCAACCCCCGGAATGCCGTTCCGACAGGCCGTCGCCCGCCGCCAGGAACGTGTCCGCGAGATCATGCACACCCTGCCCGAGAGCGCCCAGATCGCCATCCAGGAAAGCTTCGAGGAGGGCTTCGGGACCTACGACACCGAGGAATTCCCGCTGTACGAGGAACCCCTCGAATCCGTGTAA
- a CDS encoding aldehyde dehydrogenase yields the protein MTTNNNAFFIGGEWHAPTSSGVITVVSPNDEQVVGHAPDGAEADMDAAVVAARQAFDDPTGWSQWEPSRRAQALNRLADALDKRAPEMVQAVSSQNGMPVAVAERLEAVFPQILLRYYAGLIENDGFEETRPGLLGGSTLVTKAPIGVVGAIVPWNFPQTLAAFKYAPALAAGCTIVIKPSPETVLDSYVLAEAIEEAALPAGVINIVPGGRDLGAYLVSHPGIDKVAFTGSSAAGRNIAEACGRLLRPVTLELGGKSAAIILDDANLDLATVGEQLFGATMLNNGQVCYLGTRVLAPQSRYQEVVDTFSALAGSLTVGSSLDPATMIGPMASARQRDRVESYIAKGKGDGARITVGGGRPAALDKGWFVEPTIFADVDNNYTIAQEEIFGPVLSIISYRDDEEAIRIANDSDFGLGGTVFTADHDHGVAVARRVQTGTIGINGYLPDPTAPFGGVKSSGLGRELGPEALSAYLVQKSIYL from the coding sequence ATGACGACGAACAACAACGCCTTCTTCATCGGAGGCGAGTGGCACGCGCCCACTTCCAGTGGCGTGATCACGGTCGTGTCACCCAACGACGAGCAGGTGGTCGGTCACGCCCCCGACGGGGCCGAGGCCGATATGGACGCCGCTGTCGTTGCGGCGCGCCAGGCCTTCGACGATCCGACCGGGTGGTCGCAGTGGGAGCCGTCGCGGCGAGCACAGGCACTGAACCGCCTGGCTGACGCGCTCGACAAGCGCGCACCCGAAATGGTCCAGGCTGTGAGCTCACAGAACGGCATGCCCGTCGCCGTCGCCGAAAGGCTGGAAGCGGTCTTTCCTCAGATCCTGCTCCGCTATTACGCGGGCCTGATCGAGAACGACGGGTTCGAGGAAACTCGTCCGGGCCTGCTGGGCGGATCGACTCTCGTGACCAAGGCCCCGATCGGTGTGGTCGGCGCTATCGTTCCCTGGAACTTTCCGCAGACGCTCGCGGCATTCAAGTATGCGCCGGCTCTCGCTGCCGGGTGCACGATCGTCATCAAGCCGTCTCCCGAAACGGTCCTCGACAGCTATGTTCTCGCGGAAGCCATCGAAGAGGCGGCCCTTCCGGCCGGCGTGATCAACATCGTGCCCGGTGGCCGCGACCTGGGCGCGTACCTGGTCTCGCACCCCGGCATCGACAAGGTCGCGTTCACCGGGTCGTCGGCTGCCGGTCGCAACATCGCCGAGGCCTGCGGTCGACTGCTCAGGCCGGTCACGCTGGAACTGGGTGGAAAATCGGCGGCCATCATCCTCGACGACGCGAACCTGGATCTTGCCACCGTCGGGGAGCAGTTGTTCGGCGCGACCATGTTGAACAACGGACAGGTCTGCTACCTCGGCACCCGTGTACTCGCACCGCAGTCGCGTTACCAGGAAGTGGTCGATACCTTCAGCGCTCTGGCCGGATCGCTGACCGTGGGAAGTTCCCTCGACCCCGCCACGATGATCGGCCCCATGGCGAGCGCCCGGCAGCGTGACCGCGTGGAGTCCTACATCGCGAAGGGCAAGGGCGACGGCGCCCGCATCACGGTCGGTGGCGGACGTCCCGCAGCCCTCGACAAGGGATGGTTCGTCGAGCCGACCATCTTCGCGGACGTGGACAACAACTACACCATCGCCCAGGAGGAGATCTTCGGCCCGGTGCTGTCGATCATTTCGTACCGCGACGACGAGGAGGCGATCCGTATCGCGAACGACAGCGACTTCGGGCTCGGTGGCACCGTCTTCACGGCCGATCACGACCATGGGGTCGCCGTCGCCCGGCGCGTCCAGACGGGAACGATCGGCATCAACGGCTACCTGCCCGATCCCACGGCACCCTTCGGTGGTGTCAAATCCAGCGGTCTCGGCCGCGAACTGGGCCCGGAAGCACTCTCCGCCTACCTCGTGCAGAAGTCGATCTACTTGTGA
- a CDS encoding AMP-binding protein encodes MDVMEYAGAILPEDRYSAGTLEAFRSNGYWRDESLAEHVDRWATVDPDFVAVTDGYGSLTRAELRAQAYRLAASLKKLGVVSGDRVQVQLPNWNEFVVIYVALARIGAVLVPTMPVYRHDEVRYVLEHSGAKISFVTEEFRKFRYTDMLAEVRPEVPGLEHVVVVRGAAGADEIAFDSLTAGDHVPGDDELGPPPSADAAHAIIYTSGTESRPKGCQHTFNTLSFTVYGLGGHVMGLNPDDVMFMPSPVTHATGLAVGVAAPLILGSGIHLLDVWEPGEALRRIAEYKATISMAATPFLQMALGAFDAGADHDVSTMRMWVSAGAPIPESLLREWKKALPACTLLPVYGSSEGLLVTAVRADDPIEKVLSSDGRAFDGVELEIRDEEGAVVTAGEEGQMFYGGPGIFLGYWRDSERTAASIDSRGFLASGDLGRVDAEGYLRVTGRIKDLIIRGGMNISAREVEEHLLAHPRITGAAAVSMPDPRLGEKVCAFIEVNGPAPTLDELADFLRNERKAMMQKIPEKVVVVDQLPTTATGKIQKFLLRKRAAELTGNE; translated from the coding sequence ATGGATGTAATGGAATACGCGGGAGCCATTCTCCCCGAGGACCGCTACAGTGCGGGCACCCTCGAGGCGTTCCGATCGAACGGCTATTGGCGCGACGAGAGCCTGGCCGAGCACGTGGACCGCTGGGCGACGGTCGACCCGGACTTCGTCGCCGTCACCGACGGCTACGGATCACTCACCCGAGCCGAGCTGCGGGCGCAGGCGTACCGTCTCGCGGCGTCACTGAAAAAGCTCGGCGTCGTCAGCGGTGATCGCGTCCAGGTCCAGTTGCCGAACTGGAACGAATTCGTCGTCATCTACGTGGCACTCGCCAGGATCGGCGCCGTGCTCGTGCCGACGATGCCGGTGTACCGGCACGACGAAGTCCGGTACGTTCTCGAGCACTCCGGTGCCAAGATCTCCTTCGTCACAGAGGAATTCCGGAAATTCCGGTACACCGACATGCTGGCCGAGGTCCGCCCGGAGGTGCCCGGACTCGAGCATGTCGTCGTCGTGCGCGGAGCAGCGGGGGCAGACGAGATCGCGTTCGATTCACTCACCGCCGGCGACCACGTCCCCGGTGACGACGAACTCGGGCCGCCGCCGTCCGCCGATGCGGCCCACGCCATCATCTACACCTCGGGAACCGAGTCGCGGCCGAAGGGCTGCCAGCACACCTTCAACACGCTCTCGTTCACCGTCTACGGACTCGGCGGGCACGTGATGGGCCTGAACCCGGACGATGTGATGTTCATGCCCTCCCCCGTCACGCATGCGACCGGACTCGCCGTGGGTGTTGCGGCACCGCTGATCCTCGGCAGCGGCATCCATCTCCTCGACGTGTGGGAACCGGGCGAGGCGCTCCGACGTATCGCGGAGTACAAGGCGACGATCAGCATGGCCGCAACACCGTTCCTCCAGATGGCCCTCGGTGCCTTCGATGCCGGCGCCGACCACGACGTCAGCACGATGCGAATGTGGGTCAGCGCCGGGGCTCCCATCCCGGAAAGCCTTCTGAGGGAGTGGAAGAAAGCTCTGCCCGCTTGCACACTGCTCCCGGTGTACGGCAGCAGCGAGGGACTGCTGGTTACCGCTGTGCGCGCCGACGACCCTATCGAGAAAGTACTTTCCTCCGACGGACGGGCCTTCGACGGGGTCGAGCTCGAGATCCGCGACGAGGAGGGCGCCGTCGTGACGGCCGGCGAGGAAGGCCAGATGTTCTACGGTGGGCCGGGTATCTTCCTCGGCTACTGGCGCGATTCCGAGCGCACGGCGGCATCGATCGATAGTCGAGGCTTCCTCGCCTCGGGTGATCTGGGGCGGGTCGACGCAGAGGGTTATCTGCGGGTCACGGGACGGATCAAGGACCTGATCATCCGCGGCGGTATGAATATCTCCGCGCGTGAGGTGGAAGAACACCTTCTGGCACATCCGCGTATCACGGGCGCGGCCGCGGTGTCCATGCCGGATCCCCGCCTCGGCGAGAAGGTGTGCGCCTTCATCGAGGTGAACGGTCCCGCGCCGACCTTGGACGAGCTGGCCGACTTCCTCCGAAACGAGCGGAAGGCCATGATGCAAAAGATTCCCGAGAAGGTGGTCGTCGTCGATCAGCTTCCCACCACCGCCACCGGAAAGATTCAGAAGTTCTTGCTTCGCAAGCGGGCGGCCGAACTGACCGGCAACGAGTAG
- a CDS encoding RNA-guided endonuclease TnpB family protein has translation MAGRVVRRAFKYRFYPTAVQAEQLARTFGCTRYVYNRALAERTRAWSQEGRRVSYADTSKMFTGWKRDAETAWLSEPSKGPLQESLRQLQGAYDRFWRKQSRYPQFKRKGQSKDSATYFSNCFTYRGGQIRLAKQSEPLDIRWSRPLPDGATPSQVTVSRNARGQYHISILVEDTIPELEPVDRVVGLDAGITSLYTLSTGEKITNPRHERRDRARLAKAQRVLAKKQKGSRNRAKARLKVAKIHGRIADRRRDYMHTLSTRLVRENQVIAIEDLSVRTMVRNRKLSRAISDAGWSEFRSMLEYKADWYGRRVVAVDRFHPSSKTCSVCGVIVSAMPLNVREWTCRCGTVHDRDVNAARNILAVGLTVAACGDGMRPPRT, from the coding sequence ATGGCGGGGAGAGTGGTGAGGCGGGCGTTCAAGTACCGTTTCTATCCGACTGCGGTGCAGGCGGAACAGCTAGCTCGGACGTTCGGGTGCACCCGGTATGTCTACAACCGGGCGTTGGCGGAGCGTACGCGGGCCTGGTCGCAGGAGGGGCGGCGGGTGAGCTATGCGGATACCTCGAAGATGTTCACCGGATGGAAGCGGGATGCGGAGACCGCGTGGTTGTCGGAGCCGTCGAAGGGGCCGTTGCAGGAGTCGCTGCGGCAGTTGCAGGGCGCCTACGACAGGTTCTGGCGCAAGCAGTCCCGCTACCCACAATTCAAGAGGAAGGGACAGTCGAAGGATTCGGCGACCTACTTCTCGAACTGCTTCACCTACCGCGGCGGGCAGATCCGGTTGGCCAAGCAGTCCGAACCGCTGGATATTCGGTGGTCGCGGCCGCTCCCGGACGGGGCGACGCCGTCGCAGGTGACGGTGTCGCGTAACGCTCGCGGGCAGTACCACATCTCGATTCTCGTCGAGGACACGATTCCCGAACTCGAACCGGTCGATCGGGTGGTCGGACTCGATGCCGGGATCACGAGCCTGTACACGCTGTCGACGGGGGAGAAGATCACCAACCCGCGTCATGAGCGCAGGGACCGTGCGCGGTTGGCGAAGGCGCAGCGGGTGCTGGCCAAGAAGCAGAAAGGATCCCGTAACCGGGCCAAGGCCCGACTGAAGGTCGCGAAGATTCATGGCCGGATCGCCGATCGGCGGCGCGATTATATGCACACACTCTCCACTCGGCTGGTGCGCGAAAATCAAGTGATCGCCATCGAGGATCTGAGTGTGCGGACCATGGTCAGGAATCGAAAGTTGTCTCGGGCGATCTCGGATGCGGGTTGGTCCGAGTTCCGGTCGATGCTCGAGTACAAGGCCGACTGGTACGGGCGGCGGGTGGTGGCGGTCGACCGGTTTCATCCGTCGTCGAAGACCTGCTCGGTGTGTGGGGTGATCGTCTCGGCGATGCCGCTGAATGTGCGGGAGTGGACGTGCCGGTGCGGCACCGTCCACGATCGGGATGTGAACGCGGCGAGGAACATTTTGGCCGTCGGACTGACGGTGGCAGCCTGCGGAGATGGTATGAGACCGCCCCGCACCTAA
- a CDS encoding 2Fe-2S iron-sulfur cluster-binding protein — protein MTYVLPDGSESTIDVPAGRSIMDGSVRNNLPEIIAECGGSCSCATCHVILDEDSAGLFDEATDEERDLLEYLEGARSHSRLSCQLIVNGQCDGVRVVVPDTNG, from the coding sequence ATCACCTACGTGCTGCCCGACGGAAGCGAGTCGACGATCGACGTCCCGGCCGGCCGGAGCATCATGGACGGCTCGGTCCGCAACAACCTTCCGGAGATCATCGCCGAATGCGGAGGGAGTTGCTCCTGCGCAACGTGTCACGTCATTCTCGACGAGGACTCCGCGGGCCTGTTCGACGAGGCCACCGACGAGGAACGCGATCTGCTCGAATATCTCGAAGGGGCGCGGTCACATTCACGCCTGTCATGCCAATTGATCGTCAACGGGCAGTGCGACGGTGTCCGAGTCGTCGTACCGGACACCAACGGTTGA
- a CDS encoding helix-turn-helix transcriptional regulator has protein sequence MKTAVSLLGRMRHEYGFGPEAPTETRKASPGLVLAMLDEATEAGLRGLSSIPADKKVLLGRLLVEIRDVRRRLHRAPSSSGVVGAADFAGAIRRLRGAETVAGLSRSVCSEAAAMTGLGCVLLSEVHDNAWTIVETQFEQGSAPDVSALASTAIAPGSPEEEAVHKRAAVLVLPTPQLSTGNSTAVAGVSVFGAGGYVVAPIAVSTGVIGLIHACRADERKPSVAERDLLDAFADSFGTLFERALVSERLSEQKRLIVERLQEESREAEGLSTAEVVFGKPRGAGVASLSPGPLPSHLRAPGLEELTRREREVFQLLAAGKSNTEIADELVISVFTVKSHVKKILRKLGAMNRSEAIYRYLEMIDSGSDASSRRTT, from the coding sequence ATGAAGACGGCCGTCTCGCTGCTCGGACGCATGCGTCACGAATACGGTTTCGGGCCAGAGGCTCCGACGGAGACGCGGAAGGCGTCACCGGGCCTCGTGCTCGCCATGCTGGACGAGGCGACGGAGGCAGGACTCCGGGGACTGTCGTCGATCCCAGCGGACAAAAAGGTGCTCCTCGGGCGGCTCCTCGTCGAGATTCGAGATGTCCGCCGCCGTCTGCACAGGGCACCGTCCTCGTCCGGGGTTGTCGGTGCCGCCGACTTCGCGGGCGCCATCCGTCGTCTGCGCGGTGCCGAAACGGTGGCCGGGTTGTCCAGGAGCGTGTGTTCCGAGGCCGCCGCGATGACCGGCCTCGGCTGTGTGCTGCTCTCGGAAGTCCACGACAACGCGTGGACGATCGTGGAGACACAGTTCGAGCAGGGCTCTGCGCCCGACGTGAGTGCACTCGCGTCGACAGCGATAGCGCCGGGGTCGCCTGAGGAAGAGGCAGTCCACAAACGCGCTGCAGTCCTGGTACTGCCGACTCCGCAGCTTTCGACGGGGAATTCCACGGCCGTCGCAGGTGTCTCGGTCTTTGGTGCCGGAGGGTATGTCGTGGCTCCGATTGCGGTCTCCACCGGGGTCATCGGCCTGATTCACGCGTGTCGCGCGGACGAGCGAAAGCCGAGTGTCGCCGAACGAGATCTTCTCGATGCTTTCGCCGATAGCTTCGGGACGCTCTTCGAACGGGCACTTGTCTCCGAACGGCTCAGCGAGCAGAAACGGTTGATCGTCGAACGCCTGCAAGAGGAAAGTCGTGAGGCGGAGGGACTGTCGACCGCCGAAGTCGTCTTCGGAAAGCCGCGTGGCGCCGGTGTCGCGTCGTTGTCCCCGGGGCCGCTGCCTTCCCATCTTCGCGCACCGGGCCTGGAGGAACTCACCAGGCGCGAGCGCGAAGTCTTCCAGCTCTTGGCGGCGGGAAAATCCAACACGGAAATTGCGGATGAACTCGTGATCAGTGTTTTCACCGTGAAATCGCACGTCAAGAAGATCCTGCGGAAGCTGGGGGCGATGAACCGGTCGGAGGCGATCTACCGATACCTCGAGATGATCGACTCCGGCTCCGACGCCTCGTCCCGCCGCACCACCTGA
- a CDS encoding LuxR C-terminal-related transcriptional regulator, giving the protein MRDEDLVQHAHEYAELAAKILGPGFRACTSDDAYVALAAARHQLGQALTEGSLPEADIEEACFLLVRIEEHQEQCAESAAISRAAELRAVHDAAAGLRDLASDDIVQAAPLAICSALPFARAMISAISGSLWRPQRLYVQPEFDGSPMDFSDFVDCAEFSLSEARLETELVRRRVPALVPAPADDDRTFKEIVIASQCSSYVAAPIVSKGRVIGLVHADRPGVRESLDPDDRDRLDAFATFFALVYEHAVLRERICAQRSRLAASFDATDTMLERMQKTELALRPRLNEHPRNPLRAVDEMSAVEVDAVLTFREREILSHIATGATNNQIAQTLVISEGTVKSHVKHILKKLRVPTRAAAAVLYSHQTRR; this is encoded by the coding sequence GTGCGGGACGAGGACCTTGTTCAGCACGCGCATGAGTATGCAGAACTGGCAGCGAAGATCCTCGGCCCGGGTTTTCGTGCTTGCACTTCCGATGATGCCTACGTCGCACTCGCCGCCGCCCGACATCAACTCGGGCAGGCGCTGACCGAGGGAAGCCTGCCCGAGGCCGACATCGAGGAGGCATGCTTCCTCTTGGTCCGGATCGAAGAACACCAGGAGCAGTGTGCCGAGAGCGCGGCCATCAGCCGTGCCGCCGAGTTGCGTGCCGTCCACGATGCCGCGGCAGGGCTACGTGATCTCGCATCCGATGACATCGTCCAGGCGGCACCTCTGGCGATCTGTTCGGCGCTCCCGTTCGCGCGCGCCATGATCTCGGCGATCAGTGGATCGCTGTGGCGGCCGCAGAGACTTTACGTACAGCCCGAGTTCGACGGGTCGCCGATGGATTTCTCGGACTTCGTGGATTGCGCGGAGTTTTCGTTGTCGGAGGCGCGGCTGGAGACGGAACTCGTTCGCAGGCGAGTGCCCGCCCTTGTCCCAGCGCCGGCAGACGACGACCGGACGTTCAAAGAGATCGTGATTGCATCACAATGCTCCAGCTATGTCGCCGCACCCATTGTCTCCAAAGGCAGAGTGATAGGCCTCGTTCATGCCGATCGTCCTGGCGTGCGGGAGTCGCTCGACCCGGACGACCGCGACCGATTGGACGCTTTCGCGACATTCTTCGCTCTCGTGTACGAGCACGCGGTATTGCGGGAACGGATCTGCGCGCAGAGGTCGCGACTGGCAGCCTCCTTCGATGCCACCGATACGATGCTCGAACGCATGCAGAAAACGGAGCTGGCCCTGCGTCCTCGTCTGAATGAGCATCCTCGCAACCCTCTGCGGGCCGTCGACGAGATGTCCGCGGTCGAGGTCGATGCGGTGTTGACGTTCCGCGAGCGCGAGATCCTGTCGCACATCGCGACCGGGGCCACCAACAATCAGATTGCGCAAACACTCGTGATTTCGGAGGGAACGGTGAAGTCACACGTCAAGCACATCCTCAAGAAGCTGCGTGTGCCGACCCGGGCGGCGGCGGCAGTGCTCTATTCCCACCAGACTCGACGATGA
- a CDS encoding zinc-binding dehydrogenase — MDAVVLQEFGEPDVLRMESIPDPAASSGWVTVRLKAAALNWHDVLVRQGKYSSPLPHVLGADGAGIRTDTGEEVLVLPSLWWGDREAAPGAQWEILGDHQRGTYAELVRVPENCVAPKPRGLSWEQSAALPLVGLTTYRALFTRGRLRAGENLLVLGAGGGVATMAVMLASAVGAHVTVTSSSASKIAQAQELGAANGVLYTDPEWPEAARELSPDGQGFDLVLDSVGTWEQSIAALRPGGRLVVLGASRSELASLDVRPFYFGQYELIGTTMGSPKDFAGLLTLLDAKDVPPVPISAVFPLAEAAAAHKHLEQGSGFGKVVLSHG; from the coding sequence ATGGACGCCGTGGTGTTGCAAGAGTTCGGGGAGCCGGACGTCTTGAGGATGGAGTCGATTCCCGATCCGGCTGCGAGCTCGGGCTGGGTCACCGTCCGACTGAAGGCCGCCGCGCTCAATTGGCACGACGTTCTCGTTCGCCAGGGCAAGTACTCGTCCCCACTGCCGCACGTCCTCGGCGCCGACGGCGCGGGTATCCGCACGGACACCGGCGAGGAGGTTCTCGTCCTCCCGTCGCTGTGGTGGGGTGACCGCGAGGCGGCCCCCGGCGCGCAGTGGGAGATCCTCGGTGACCACCAGCGCGGCACCTACGCCGAACTGGTCCGCGTCCCGGAAAATTGCGTCGCTCCGAAGCCGCGCGGCCTCAGCTGGGAACAGTCGGCCGCCCTGCCCCTGGTCGGACTCACGACCTATCGCGCCCTCTTCACTCGCGGACGCCTCCGCGCCGGCGAGAATCTCCTCGTCCTGGGCGCAGGCGGCGGCGTCGCAACCATGGCCGTGATGCTGGCATCCGCGGTGGGGGCGCACGTGACCGTCACGTCGTCGTCGGCGTCCAAGATCGCGCAGGCCCAGGAGCTCGGCGCGGCGAACGGCGTGCTCTATACCGACCCCGAGTGGCCGGAAGCCGCGCGAGAGCTTTCCCCGGACGGGCAGGGGTTCGATCTCGTCCTCGACTCCGTGGGGACGTGGGAACAGTCCATCGCAGCTCTGCGACCGGGTGGCCGGCTGGTCGTTCTGGGGGCGTCGCGCAGCGAACTCGCCAGCCTCGACGTCCGGCCGTTCTACTTCGGCCAGTACGAACTGATCGGAACCACTATGGGCAGCCCAAAGGATTTCGCCGGGCTTCTGACGCTGCTCGACGCGAAGGACGTCCCTCCGGTCCCCATCAGTGCCGTATTCCCGCTCGCGGAGGCTGCGGCGGCACACAAGCATCTCGAGCAGGGAAGCGGGTTCGGCAAGGTCGTTCTGTCCCACGGCTGA